Proteins from a genomic interval of Salvelinus sp. IW2-2015 linkage group LG14, ASM291031v2, whole genome shotgun sequence:
- the cpsf3 gene encoding cleavage and polyadenylation specificity factor subunit 3: MAAKRKADLSVPAEESDQLLIRPLGAGQEVGRSCIILEFKGRKIMLDCGIHPGLEGMDALPYIDLIDPAEIDLLLISHFHLDHCGALPWFLQKTSFKGRTFMTHATKAIYRWLLSDYVKVSNISADDMLYTETDLEESMDKIETINFHEVKEVAGIKFWCYHAGHVLGAAMFMIEIAGVKILYTGDFSRQEDRHLMAAEIPSVKPDILITESTYGTHIHEKREEREARFCNTIHDIVNREGRCLIPVFALGRAQELLLILDEYWQNHPELHDIPIYYASSLAKKCMAVYQTYVNAMNDKIRKAINVNNPFVFKHISNLKSMDHFDDIGPSVVMASPGMMQSGLSRELFESWCTDKRNGVIIAGYSVEGTLAKHIMSEPEEITTMSGQKLQLKMSVDYISFSAHTDYQQTSEFIRALKPPHVILVHGEQNEMARLKAALIREYEDNDEVHIEVHNPRNTEAVTLNFRGEKLAKVMGSLADKKCQQGQRVSGILVKRNFSYHILTPSDLSNYTDLAMSTVKQTQAIPFTGPISLLASHLRNLAGDVEEVESAEKITLRIFKNVTLVHEAGMVVLEWIANPLNDMYADAVTTVVLEVQSNPKAQKVMEHKKEGIDLDVFQQRLEIMLLDMFGEDCVDFKDNKNLTVTVDGNTAFICPETRTVQYEEGSAEDETLREMVELAVQRLYDALNPAI; this comes from the exons ATGGCAGCGAAACGCAAAGCTGATTTATCGGTGCCTGCAGAGGAAAGTGATCAGCTCCTCATCAGACCACT TGGAGCTGGGCAGGAGGTGGGAAGGTCATGCATCATTCTGGAGTTCAAGGGACGGAAAATCATG CTGGACTGTGGAATCCACCCAGGATTGGAAGGAATGGATGCTCTTCCCTATATTGACTTGATCGATCCTGCTGAGATAGACCTGCTTCTTATCAGCCA ttTCCACTTGGACCACTGTGGAGCCTTGCCTTGGTTTCTCCAGAAGACCAGTTTCAAAGGAAGGACCTTCATGACCCACGCCACCAAAGCTATTTACCGCTGGCTGCTGTCTGATTATGTCAAAGTCAG TAACATCTCAGCCGACGACATGCTGTACACAGAGACGGACTTGGAGGAGAGCATGGACAAGATCGAGACCATCAACTTCCACGAGGTGAAGGAGGTGGCCGGCATCAAGTTCTGGTGTTACCATGCCGGTCACGTCCTGGGGGCAGCCATGTTCATGATCGAGATAGCTGGCGTGAAG ATCCTCTACACAGGTGACTTTTCCCGACAGGAAGACAGGCATCTGATGGCAGCAGAGATCCCCAGCGTCAAGCCTGACATCCTCATTACT GAGTCCACGTATGGAACACATATCCATGAGAAGAGGGAGGAGCGGGAGGCCCGGTTCTGCAACACAATCCATGACATCGTCAACAGAGAGGGCCGCTGTCTCATCCCCGTGTTCGCCTTGGGCCGAGCCCAGGAACTGCTGCTCATCCTGG ACGAGTACTGGCAGAACCACCCAGAGCTCCATGACATTCCCATCTACTACGCGTCGTCTCTGGCCAAGAAGTGCATGGCCGTCTACCAGACCTACGTCAACGCTATGAACGACAAGATCCGCAAGGCCATTAACGTCAACAACCCCTTCGTCTTCAAGCACATCAGCAACCTCAAG AGCATGGACCACTTTGATGACATCGGGCCCAGTGTGGTGATGGCCTCTCCAGGTATGATGCAAAGCGGTCTGTCAAGAGAGCTGTTTGAGAGCTGGTGCACCGATAAGAGGAACGGCGTCATCATCGCCGGCTACTCTGTGGAGGGTACCCTCGCCAAG CACATTATGTCAGAGCCAGAGGAGATCACCACCATGTCAGGCCAGAAGCTGCAGCTGAAGATGTCTGTGGACTACATCTCTTTCTCAGCGCACACTGACTACCAGCAGACCAGCGAGTTCATCAGGGCTCTCAAACCCCCTCATGTG ATCCTGGTGCACGGGGAGCAGAATGAGATGGCCCGTCTGAAAGCCGCTCTGATCAGGGAGTACGAGGACAATGATGAGGTCCACATCGAGGTGCACAACCCCCGGAACACTGAGGCCGTCACATTAAACTTCAGAGGAGAGAAGCTGGCTAAG GTGATGGGCTCCCTGGCTGATAAGAAGTGTCAGCAGGGTCAGAGGGTGTCTGGGATCCTGGTCAAACGCAACTTCAGCTATCACATCCTCACCCCCTCAGATCTGTCCA actATACAGACCTGGCCATGAGCACAGTGAAGCAGACTCAGGCCATTCCCTTCACTGGACCCATCTCTCTGTTGGCCAGCCATCTACGCAACCTGGCAG GGGATGTGGAGGAGGTGGAGTCTGCAGAGAAAATCACTCTCAGGATCTTCAAGAATGTCACACTGGTGCATGAGGCTGGCATGGTGGTTTTAGAG TGGATCGCCAACCCTCTGAATGACATGTATGCTGATGCGGTCACCACTGTGGTTCTGGAGGTCCAGTCCAACCCTAAAGCGCAGAAAG TTATGGAACACAAGAAAGAAGGTATAGATCTGGATGTTTTCCAGCAGAGGCTGGAGATTATGCTCCT TGACATGTTTGGGGAGGACTGTGTGGACTTCAAGGACAATAAGAACCTGACGGTAACAGTGGACGGGAATACTGCCTTCATCTGCCCAGAGACCAGA ACGGTGCAGTATGAGGAGGGCAGTGCTGAAGATGAGACCCTGAGAGAGATGGTGGAGCTGGCTGTGCAGAGGCTCTATGACGCTCTCAACCCTGCCATCTGA